In one window of Bombina bombina isolate aBomBom1 unplaced genomic scaffold, aBomBom1.pri scaffold_743, whole genome shotgun sequence DNA:
- the LOC128644405 gene encoding odorant receptor 131-2-like yields the protein MTNNTTLGITEGSSTNLIALIVKLGSFLVLISCFLIFLHAITIILRVYFTTAHVREDSRYVLFIHMIINDTLYLSLGMWLYIAAMYIVLTPVPICYIIFTLSTSTFRITPYNLAAMSLERYVAICFPLRHPQICTTRKTSLVIAIIWLVALIPNVADFIALNLFVEKNYYSFNIVCTRVVITKTEVQNSIRLFSLIISFTIVGLIIIFTYVKVILVARKIGSDKSSAMKASKTIVLHAFQLLLCMFSFSSSLTETYLAKYLIYINLFNFLLFMCLPRFLSPLIYGFKDAVFKKHLRTFCSAKHYGC from the coding sequence ATGACAAACAACACTACTCTGGGCATCACCGAAGGATCTTCCACAAATCTAATTGCTTTAATTGTGAAATTAGGTTCTTTTCTTGTCTTAATATCCTGTTTTCTCATCTTCCTACATGCTATTACAATTATATTAAGAGTCTACTTCACCACAGCGCACGTACGTGAGGATTCTCGTTACGTCCTTTTTATTCACATGATAATCAATGACACTTTGTATCTTTCTCTTGGGATGTGGCTCTATATAGCCGCAATGTACATTGTATTAACACCTGTACCAATTTGTTACATAATATTCACCTTATCTACCTCTACATTTCGTATCACTCCCTACAACCTGGCTGCCATGTCTCTGGAACGATACGTTGCTATTTGCTTTCCATTAAGGCACCCACAAATTTGTACTACAAGAAAAACTAGTCTTGTCATTGCAATAATTTGGTTGGTGGCATTAATTCCAAATGTTGCTGACTTTATAGCTCTGAATTTGTTTGTCGAAAAAAATTATTACTCATTTAATATAGTATGCACTCGCGTGGTTATAACAAAAACAGAAGTTCAAAATTCCATACGACTTTTTAGTCTCATTATCAGTTTCACCATTGTGGGTCTGATAATCATATTCACTTACGTAAAAGTTATATTAGTTGCTCGGAAGATTGGTTCTGATAAATCTTCAGCTATGAAGGCCAGCAAGACTATTGTACttcacgcgtttcagctccttttgTGCATGTTCTCTTTTAGTTCCTCTCTTACAGAAACGTACCTTGCAAAATACTTGATATACATCAACCTGTTCAATTTCCTTCTATTCATGTGTCTCCCAAGATTTCTTAGTCCACTGATTTATGGGTTTAAGGACGCAGTTTTTAAGAAACATTTGAGAACATTTTGTTCTGCAAAGCATTATGGATGTTAA